A window of Brevinema andersonii genomic DNA:
AATTTCTTGACAAACACCTTGAAAGGCTTGATAACGAATCTATTCCTCTTTCCAGCATCAGTGAAACAAGCCGTTCTACTTTTTTTGCTGATGATGTCGAATCATTCGAGCACTTTAAAGAAGATTTTTCTAAAGCCGTTAAAAAAATCGTGCTTATTGCCGTTATTTTTATTACATTTGGTATCGCTTCATGGACATTTATAGCACAACCAGTCCGCGTTGAAAATTTATATAAAAAAGGTTTGTTAGCTGTCCAAGAAACTCGTTTTACGGAAGGCGAGAGTTTGTTTAATCAGGCCCAGCAGACAGCAGGAAAACCCAGTCTTAAATGGAATTTAAAATTTGCATCAGTCTATGCAGCCAAAAATATGATTCAGCTTGCCGAAATAAAATATAAAAATGCACTCATCATCGAGCCCAAAAATATTGCCGCCGCCAAACAAGCCGCTGATTTCTATACAAATTTGACACCTCCTGATTTTTCAGCAGCTATCAATATTTTCAATAAGTTGAGTTCTATATACCCTAACAATTTCGAAGTCTGGGATTATTATGGTGGGTTATACATGGCAAAAGCCGAAGCTATCAGAAATGATCAAGCCATTCAAACAGAAATATATTATCAAGCCGCAGATATTTACAAAAATTTCATTCTCAACAACTTAAAAAATATTGCACCTTACTATCGTATGATCGATATCTACATAAAAACTGATAACATTCAAAAAGTAAAAGAAATTTATAATATTGTTGAACAGCTACATCCTAAATTTCTCAACCTTGATGTTCTCACAAAACTGTTGGCATATTATATAGACCGGCGAGAGCTAGCTGATGCTGAAAAGATTTTCCGACTTGTTATACCATTTGTCGATAGGAATATTCAAAAAATGCCTGCATTCCAAAAATCGTTGCAGCAGCATTACAATATCCCACCAAACAAAGTTTCCAACATTCTCAGCGATACGTATTATGAGTTTGCGCGTTACAATATTCTCTCTTCAGATATTCCAAAAGCAACAAAATTATTAACTAACTCAATCAAATTAAATGTCAAGAACGCAAAAAGTTATAATTTGTTAGGCGAAGCAGTTCTTATAACTCCGTCAATTCCCGACCGTTTGACACAAGCTAAAAATTTATTTGATCAAGCATTGTCTATAGAACCCTTAAGCTACCGGCCCCATATAAATTTAGGTCATTTATACTTTTATTGGGATAAAGAATCAGGAAATTCATCCCAGTCGTTAAATACAGCTTTATTCCATTACAGGACAGCAAAAGCCCTTATGCCTGTAAAAGTAAAAGATTTTCTGCTTAACTATAACCTTGGCTGGCTGGAATATTACAATAAAAATTTCCAAGATACCCTAACGCTTTGGAGCGATATTTATAAAGAAGAACCTGGCAATCCTACTTTGAGTTACGCATTAGGAAGTGTGTTGTACCAGGTCAATAATCCACGTTTGTCGCAAGTGGAATTTCAAAAAGCAGCCAATACTTACCAAAATTTGATGCAGAACATTCTTGTACCTGAATTGAACAATAAAAGACATGTAGAAATTTATACACAGTATGCTAAAGCACGAAACAATTTAGGTGTTATCAATGTGAACTATGCAAAAGCCAATCAAGCACGAGCACTTTTCTTCGAGAAAGAAGCTTTATTGAATTTTTATGCAGCTAAAGATGCTGCTGATCGAATAAATATTATTTACAATTATGTGGAATATAATATTTTGGTTTTATCTCACCAAAATATTAGAAATCGTACAGTAGAATTTGACAACGAAATCCCTAAAAATACAACACTTAACAATAAGAATAGTGAATTTAAATCTTTCCTACTTCAGGAGATATAATATTTTCCGAAAGATATCGCACCAAATATGCTGCTGCCGCTGCTGCTTGAGGAGCTTTTAAAATCCGTGTTCCTAGAGAAGAGAATATACACTCTATATTAGAAAAACTTTTAATTTCATTAGGCGAAAAACCGCCTTCAGGGCCAATAACAAATGCTGTATGCTCAAATATACTTGACTCAGGAAAGCCTAAAATTCTAGTATGAGTATGTTCCCAAAATACTATTTTTGTTGAAAATTGCATTAATTGCTGCAAAAAATAATCGAACATTTGCGATTCTTCAACAATACAAGAAAATAAGCCTCCTACTTTTTTAATAGCCTCATTAGCTATTTTTTGGCGTCTTTGTTGCTTTTTAACCCTATCTTTTGAATTAAATTTTGGTATCGAACGCTCACTATAAAAAGGGATAATCCTTTGAATACCAATCTCAGCCAGCATGCTAATCGATTGTTCCATAGCATCATTTTTAAGTTCAGCAATACAAGCTGAAACAGATAACGGAATCTCATTACCTTGATATTTCGCAATGACCCGCAGATTTCCAAAAGTATCAAGCATCTCTAATTCTGCAATTCCGCCCCTACCGTCTGCAGCTTCAAAAACACCTCCTGGACGCAACCTTAGAACTTTAATCATATGATGAACCTGATCAACAGAAGGCTGAAAAATGGATTGTTCATCCGGAATGTCCGAAAACATAAACCGTCTCATAGTAATTCCTTATCTGGCAGGAATAATTCTCCGCGATTTTTTCCGTACATTTCAAGAAAATTCGCTAATATGGCTTGAGCTGCATACCGATCGATATTTTGTTTCAATTTTTTACCCCTTTTTCCAGAAGCAATCAAATGAAGCCGGGTTTCTTTAGAAGATAATGTTTCATCTTGCCAGTAAATAGGAAAAGAAAATTCTTGCGCAAGCCGGCATCCAAATGAAACTACAAATGGCAAAAATGAATTTTCACCATCATGAACTGGCTTGCCTAAAACAAAACAATCAATACGATAAAAGGGGACGATTTTTTTGAGATAATTCCAAAAATTCTCATCATTGGGAACAACTTCAAAAGGAGATGCAATAATTCTCATATCGTCGGTCATTGCAAGACCAATGCGCTTTGTCCCAACATCCATAGCAAGAATCCTAGCCACTAATTGTATCCTGCATATGCTCTATAATATAATCTGCAACCTTCTCAATAGAATGGATACTACCTAAAGCATCACTTAATCTTTCCTGAGCATCTAGCATAACATATTCCCGCATCGTAGTCTGCATATTATGGATAAAATTAAGCTCTCGACAAAGATTTTCTTCGTTAACTTCAAACTGCAGCAATTCAGGGAAAATACGTTGCTGTAAAAAAACATTAGGCAAACCAATTAATGTTGAATCAGGAAGATCTTCGGATTTTCTAATCATCCAAAACGTAATAGGATTCACTTTATAAGCAATAATAGGATACATACCTGTCATCACTGTTTCAAGCGTAATCGTACCAGCGCCAACCAAACCATATTTGCAATGCGCCATCACTTCAAGGCTGGAATCATCTAAAATATGAACGGCATGTCTAAAATTTTGCTTTTTTAGCTCTTTTTCAATGCGTTGTCTTAGGCCCTGGTGAGCAATAGCCATTAAAAACTCAACAGTATGCTGATTATAAAAGCGTTTCGCCGTCCTTAAAAAAACAGGCAACAATGAATCAATCTCTTGTAAACGTGAACCTGGCATCAATGCTATATATTGTATATGGGAATTTAAGTTATGTTTTTGATAGAACTGCTTATTTGGAATAAAATTTTTTAATTTCGCAGACAAAGGATTTCCAAAGTAAAATGCCTTATCTGTATACTGCTTATAAATAGCTACATCAGGATGCATATAACAAAAAAGCGCATCACATAAACTAGCCACCACAGGAGCAGTTTTTTTGCCCCACATTGACACACGAGGAGGTATAAAGAAAAATATTTTCACAGAAGAACCTAAAGCCTTTCGTATTTTCTTAGCAGCCAAAATATTAAAAACTTCATGATCAACAAGAACAATATTCTTAATATGATGCTTTTTTACATAGGGAACAATCTTACGTAACATTTTCCACTGTTTGAAAAGAAAACGGCCAGCTTCCAAAATACCGACAGCAGAAAACAACGTATTATCTTCATAAAGAGGCATCAAACCTTGTTTTAACATGTGCTGTCCGCCATATCCTACAAACTGGACTTGTTTTTTTTGAGAAATATCAGACATCAATTGTGCGGCAAACATATCCCCTGAAACTTCGCCAGCAATAATAAAAATTTTACCCATAATAAGCCTTACTGATGAAAATCCAATGAATTTTTTGCTGTACGTCCTTCACCAAACTCAGAAATACCACGCTTAGACTGCGCTAAAAATTCCAAGGTGATCCGAACCATTCTATTATCTTGCCAATCAGGATAATGAGCAACAATAGCATCACGTGCACCATTTAAGGAATTAAATTCTTTAAAAATACGAAAAATATTTTTCGCTGTCTCACGTTCCTGGATCGAAAAGCCTGCTCTACGCAAGCCAACCGAATTAATACCAGAAATCAATCCGTAATAACTCGATACTAGCATAAAAGGAGGAATATCACGTCCGATACGAGATCCTCCGGAAATCATAACATTAGCACCAATTCGTACGCCTTGGTGCACCAAAACATTACCAGAAATAAAGGCATAATCATAGACAACGCAGGATCCTGCAAGAAGCACCCCGTTTGCCAGAATAACATGACCTTTGAGAACAACATTATGTGCTATATGCGCATTAACCATAAGCAAACAGTGGTCACCAATTATTGTATTTTTTGAAATATCAGCATTATCATAGCAAACAGGAGCATGGATTGTGACACCTTCACGGATAATATTATGATCACCGATTATTATTTTACCGTCCGAACCATTATAAGAAAAATCTTGCGGAGCCGCTCCCAGACATGAACCAGAAAAAATCTCATTAGAAATCCCTACAGATAAAGGACCTTTGATATAAACATGAGGATGAATAATAGTATTATCTCCAATGCTTACATCACCTTCTATAACAACATAAGGACCTATTTTGACGTTATCTCCTAAAACCGTATTTTTTGAAATAATCGCCGTCGGATGAACATTTGACATATTAATCCTCTTTTTTAATGAGACAGCCGTTTTTCTAGTTCTTGTAAGCACATTTTTTCTACCAAAGCAAACCGTTTATGATTTTCTTCACTGGTCTCCATAATAGTACGATGAGCTTCCAAAAGAAGACGAATATCTGATATTGTATTTTCAAGTTTTTTATTAATCTCATGTCCGCAAGAGGAACAATCCAATTCTTCAGAAAATAACGACGGAATAAAAGTCTCCAATCCCATCAATTCAAAAATATCAGTAATTTTTTTATCAGGATTCAAAAGAAATACAGAATTTTCTTTTAGACTGAACTTTTTCTTAATTGACAAAATAATCCCAATAAACGAACTATCCATATAACATGCTTCATGAGATTCAAAAAATACTCGTTCTATTTTATTACAACGAAAAAATTCTGTCAAATGTGAATCTAATTCCGGACAGTATTCTGCTGTCGCACGGCCAACTACCTGAACAATAAGATTCGATCCCTGAATTCCTAAGTTTATATGAGTATTTACCATATACACCTCAAATAACAAAAAAACAACATAAATATACTCCTATTAGAGTATATTTATGTTGTTTTCGTTCCATATTTTTACCTTAACATCATTGCATATGGTTCAGGATCAGTACGATTATTACCAATCCATACTTCATAATGAAGATGATAACCTGTAACGCGACCTGTTGCCCCAACATAGCCAATAACTTGACCTTGTTTTACACGAACTCCTTGATATACCTGCGCCGCAAAACCTTGCATATGGCCGTATCTTGTTTTAAATCCATAACGATGTTCTATTTCCAATAAATTCCCATATCCTCCAAAAACACCTCGCTTGGTTACAACACCATCAGCAGCCGCGTAAATAGGAGTACCGGGAAGTGTTGCAAAATCCATACCTTCATGACCCTCAAAACCGCGTCCATCAAAAGGATTACGACGCACACCAAAACGTGAAGTAATGCGAGCGCGTGTAGCTACAGGATATTTTGAAGGAATTTCACGTAAAAGTCGTTCATATTCCTGCATAAAATTACCGACACGAAATATTTTTTCTTTAGTTACATCTAATTCTTTTTGCAATCTTTGAAGTTGAACAATTTCACGTGGAGTATCTGATGTGTTTTGAACAGACAACTCAGGATCATTAAGGCTTATTGAATCGATATTATCTTTGGAAGAATTAATAATAGAATTAACTTCTAAACGAAATTGAGAAAAATATTCGGAAAGAGAATCAACTGTTTGAGAAACGTTACCAATTTTTTTTTCAAGCGCACTATTTTCAACTACTAAACGGACTTGATTACGAGCACTTTGCTGATGATTAGCAATAACATACATCGTAGAAAGCATCACAACTGTAAAAACAATCCCCAAAAAAAACATAATATAATTAGATATTTGTAAGTTCCATGTAGATTTACCAGTATGCGGCACTACAATAATACTGAGACGTCTTATACCCATATCATGAATTTGTTTCTTTATACTAATAAAAAAACGTTTTATACGCAGCCAAAGGTTCTTACGAACTTGCTGCTCATCGAAAAAACGAAGATCTTGAGAGAGAATATAATTAGAAGATTCTTTCTTTTTAAAAATCATCTTTCTTCCTCTTAACGATATAAAATAATTTTATATACCTATTATACAAATCATATACTCTTTTTGTCTATTTGTCAAGGTATTTTCCAGCTTTTTAAGTATGAATCATTTTCTGAAAACAGTCAAATTACCGCAAACTTGCTTTTTAGCAAAAATAATGCTATAATTAAATATAGGAAATATTATGTTTATCGACAGCCACACCCATTTGGATTTAACTTTAAAACAAACTTCTTTCAATCTATCGGAACTGTTACCTGACAGTTTAGATTTTGTTATACAAATTTCACTTAGTCCATTTGATTTCATAGAAAATCAGTCTCTTTTTTCTGGTCAGAAAAACATCTATTATGCTACAGGAATTTATCCGGATAACACAACACAAGCTGATTTCAATGAGAAAATCTGGCTGAACACGCTTCGAGAAATACTGCTTTCTTTCCCACACGTGGCGCTAGGAGAAGCAGGAATTGATTTCAAATATGAAAAATATGGTTCTCGAGAAGCTCAAGAATCACTTTTTCGTGGACAGTTAATCCTTGCTGAGGAACTCAATCTGCCACTAATCATCCATTCCCGTGAAACTTTTGAAGAATGTTTTGAAATTTTGAAAGAATTCCCAAAAATCAAAGTATTAATTCATTGTTTCAGCTATGGACCTCGAGAAGCCGAAAAACTGCTTGAAAATGGACATTATCTTTCTTTCTCAGGAAATCTAACATTCAAAAATGCAGCAACAATCCGCGAAGCAGCTATGCTATGTCCTCCAGATAGAATTTTCTTTGAAACTGACTGTCCTTATCTGACTCCCGAACCTTTTCGTGGACAACCCAATATTCCTGCTAATGTTGCTTTAGTATACCAAAAATTTGCAGAAATGCACAAGTTAGAGCTTTCAGATTTAATCTGGCAGATTCGACAGAATGCTGAAACTTTTTTCGGCATCAAAGCGAAATAAGCATTCCTTCACGGCAAAAAAACAAATTTTTAAAATGTTTTTGAGCTTCTTTTTCCATAGCAAAAATCTGAGCATCAGTACGTTCAGGATCATGATGGGTAAGACCGAGATATTTGACATTCGCTCGTTTTGCCACCTCAATGCTCTGCGACCACGATGAATGTCCCCAGCCAATATGATGTTCGAGTTCTTGGTCCGTATACTGGGCATCGTGAATCATAAAGTCAGCATTACGAGAAATATGAACAATCCTTTCATCCAGCTGCGATGGATAATGTTCGGTATCTGTATTCAGCACAAAAATCTTGCCATCAGCTTCTACACGGTAGCTGTAGGCACCTCCGGGATGAAGATGCCCTTTTGCTTCAAGAAAAATACCTTTACTGAGCTCGAAGCGTTGTTCCTCTAGTTCTATAAATGTAATACGTGCTGGCAGCTGCGAAAAACGCACTGGGCAATAATCAAAATCCATTTCGGCAATAATCAATTCTTCAAGGCTTCGGTTGGTTTTAATGGGTCCGTAAACAATAATTTCAGTTTGAGCCCTAAATGCTGGAGGAAAAAACGGAAACCCATAAATATGATCCCAATGAGTATGTGTCAAAAATAAATGTAGTTTAGGCATTTTTTTGCCGTGAAATTCTTTCAGAAGTGCCTTGCCCAGAGGAATAATACCGGTTCTGGCATCGAAAATCATAATAGTACCGTCATCCAAGCGAGCTTCAATACAAGTTGTTTGTCCCCCGACTTCCATTTTATCTTTTTCGGGAGTGGGTAATGACCCCCTAACTCCCCAGAGACGAATTTTCATACTGCCTCCCATTTTCACTGCTTATTAATAATTTAAAATCAAAACATATGGTTCATTATCGATAGCGGAAACTTTCATATCTTTACCAAATGCCCCAAGTTGAATTCTGCCAGGAAGTTCAGCCTCAAGAAGAGCACCAAAGCGGTCAAAAAGCTTGCGAGCTTCGGCAGCAGGCATCGATTTCCCAAATGACGGACGATTTCCTTTTTTGTCTATGCTGATAATATAAACTGACTTATAGACAAGAGACTTCTACCATGCTCTCGGATAGAAATTTCTCCCAAATCAGAATCAAAAATCCGAAGTTTTATAATTTTATCAGTGGCATACTGGCATTCTGATGGAGTGTCAGACCTTTAAACCCCGTGTAAAGCAACAACCCCGCATTTATTTCCCCGATCAAAGCACCATCAACACGTGCATTGACTGACAATACATACCTTACCACCACGATCATATCAACGTATCTTTAGCGAAGCCAATGCCAGCAAAGCAAAAAATATCCCTAAAATCCAAAACCGTACAACTACTTGATTTTCCTTCCAGCCAGAGAGCTCAAAATGATGGTGAATGGGAGCCATTTTGAAGACGCGTTTTTTGCAGCACTTGTAAGAAATAACTTGTATCATCACTGAGAGCGTCTCCAAAACAAACATAAACCCGGCAATTGGAAGGAGAAGCTCCTGTTTAAGCATAATAGCAACTACTGCCGCACACGCTCCCATGGGCAACGAACCTGTGTCCCCCATAAACACATCGGCAGGATAAATATTGTACCACAAAAATCCAGCCATCCCACCCAAAACAGCAGCCACAAACACACTGAGCTCGCCAGCACCTTGAATATAAGGTAAAAGAAGGTAATGAGCAGAAACAGAGTTGCCCATAAGGTAGGCAAATACGCCGAACGGCAGGAAAAGAGCAATCCCCATACCAGTAGCGAGACCGTCAAGACCATCAGTAAGATTAGCTGCATTAGAGGTACCGACAATAATCAGGACATAAAATAAAAAGGCCAATAGCAATGGTATATACCATAATACTTTAGCATAATAAGGGACAAACTGGGCTTGAAAGAGCTGGGATTTGTAGGGAACAAAAATATTTGTTTTCTGATTATGAGTGGTACCTGAAACGAACTCTTTTCTCTCGACGAAAATATTAACAGCATTACCGCTGTCATAAAGCACGCTGCCGGAAAAAACTTCTTGATCTTCGCCTTTGCCGGACCATGCGGGAAACGAAAAAATAGCAAGGTTAGAAACAGCTCCGAGCTCGACATTATAGATACCAGCATAAAAGGACAACTGATTTTTTTTCTCGAAAGAAGGCAAAAGCAGGTTCCACTCCCAATCATGGTTTACAGAAACATTTGTAGCAGCAAGCACCGATCCGTCTTGTGATCTCAACGTCAAATCGATGGTATCAACAGTTGAATGATAAGAACGCATGTGATAAATCAACACCAGCAGCACAAAAGCTGATATCCCTTGCCAAAACAGCTTGCCAGAATACGACAAACCTTTAGTATTACTGCACTTAATTTTTGCAAAGTCATCAACGAAACCAATTACCCCAAACAAAATAAGCGATAAACATGCGATCAGTACAAAAGGATTCCATGCCGCCCAAAGCAGTGCCGAAATCAGGACAGATCCCCACATAAAAATACCACCCATAGTAGGAGTTCCCGTTTTAACAAGATGAGCATAAGGACCATCATCTCGGACTTGCTGGCCAAACCGCATTTCAGCAAGGTAATTAATGGCAGGGCGCCCAATGGTCAATGCTAATAAAAAAGCCGTTACTGCCGCCATGATACCGCGAAACGTCAAATAACGGAAAATATTAATATGTTCAGCTAAAAATTCGTAGAACATGGATCCCCCACAACCTCAAAATGCTTTAAAATTGACTATATATGTTAAATATTATATAATAATATGAAATAAAAATAAAGGAAATAACAATGATTTTTTCCCAGTTTTCAAACAAAATCAACATGACACATCCTCAAGCAAGAAAAGATTTCGCCAAAGATGATTCTAAACTAATTGATTTATCAATAATGGAGCCGGATTTATCTCCTCCCTATCAGTTATTAGAAGCAATAGAGAGGAATCCGCGAAATATAGAAATTTTCCGCTATCATCCGACGAAAGGAATACCAGAATTATGTGCGTTGCTGGCGGATGAGTATAAACAGAAAAAAATCCCTGTAACTGGTGAAAACATTGCTATTACTTCGGGGGCTCGGGGAGCTGTTATGTCAACAATGCAGGCTATTCTAAACCCAAACGATGAAGTTATCATTTTTGCTCCATATTGGGTCGGCTATGTTGGAGAAACACAGTTAATGGGAGCAGTACCAAAAATTATTAAACTAGACGAAGAAGATTCTTTTTTACCGGACATTGAAGTGCTGAAACAGAATATAAATTCGCGGACAAAAATGATTATCATCAACAACCCTCACAATCCGACTGGAGCTGTTTGGAACAGAGAAATATTAATGCAGATTATCGAACTGGCGCAGGAAAAAAATATTTTTATTGTCAGTGACGAAATTTTTACGGCTGAAGTATTCGAAGGCAAATTTACATCTCTTGCCGAACTTATTCCCAAACTCGAAAATTGTGCTATTGTGCGGTCTTTTTCGAAAAGCCTTGCTATTCCAGGGATGCGGATTGGTTGGATGCTGGCTCACCAGTCATTAATTGAAAAAATTGCACTTATTCAGCGATGTACGATTGGCGGCGTCAATACTCTGACACAATATTCGGTAATTGAAGCTTGGGAACCTATCCAGCAGTGGCTTACAAAAACTTTGGTAGAGATCGACAGGGAACGGCGTGATACTTTGATGAAAGCTTTATCTGAACAGCATGGATTTCGGACGATGATGCCTGTGGCAGGTATGAGCTGTTTTACTAATATAAAATATTATTTGGGCAATGAAGTTGGAGGGGAAGTACCGCAAACTTCATCAGAATTTTGCGATATTGTGTTTCGGAAAGCTGGAGTTTTACTTTCAGACGGAGGATCAATGTTTGGTATTGAAGGATTTGTAAGATTTTGTTTTACAAAAGAGCCGGCAATTTTAACAGAAGCTGTTAAAAAGATTGCCGCTATCCTTGAGAAATAAAATTTTAAAAATCTTTCCCATCGTAGGAATGAAACGCATAAACATTCTCAGGAACATTTTCACCGTAACACAAATAATAAAGATGTTCAAAACTATAAACAATCAATTCACGGACTTCGGAAAAATCTTGAGTTATGGGTTGTAGATGATCATGTTCAAAAGTGGCTGATAGATTTCGAAGTTTAGAAACATTATCAGACAAATATTGTAACTCGGAGAGGACTGGTTCTATAGGAAATGGTTTTATTTCCGAAAGAGTTATAGGATTAGATTCAGTTAGAGTTTCTAGAATATTTTTGCCAACAGCATAAGCTTTTCTAATGGATAAATCCGCATCTTTTAATTCTTCCATAATAGCATCACCGATATTTGTACTTTTTTCAGCAAAATCTTTAACTCTGTCGGAAACAGATAAAAACGCTCTGCCTGATTCACCAGACCGAGCCGCTTCGATCGAAATATTCAACGCCAGTATACCAGCTTGAAAACCATTATCTGCAGAAGCCTTGGCTAAAGAGACAGAACGCTCTGCACGTGTGAATAAACGAGATAATAACTTTTGAATATAAATAATTTTTTCACGTGTATCAGTATCTCCAGCAAGATCTTGAGTAATAGTTGGTTTCTCATGATCTACGCTTTGCAGTAAAGTGTTTTTAATACCTCCGATTTGAGTAGACAAAGAAGCTATATAATTATTCAACTCATGAGCCTTTTCATAAAAAATAGAACTAATATGGGAATTAGAATCTGCAGGCTGGTCCATCAGCTTAAGCTCTTTCCACATATCGTCAAGAACGCCAGCAATTTCGCTGATTAAATTTTTACGTAGAGAAAAACCGATAAACAAGCTGAAAACTAAAAAAATTAAAAACAAACCTGAACTGATAGGCAAAAACACGCGAGACAAAGTTGCAGAAAAAGACGAATCAATAGCTGATGTAGCCATTCGTTTGAGCAAGATAATTTGATCACTGAGATTTTGATATTTTTGGATTAAAACAGGAGAATTTTTTTCATTGAAGGCTTCTTTATAAAATTCTTCGCCTAAAGCACCCAACAGCACAACTTCAGCTTTGGAATTAGGCATAGACTTGATATAATTTTGAGATACGGTTTCCATCCATGAATTCAAAAGCGTTTGAGGAAAATTTGGTTTTGCATTCTGGGTGTTCTGTGTGCTGAAATATAAAATTGACGTAGCCTCTGCATCAATTTCCGACAATATACTAACCTGTTCTCGGATAAAATTATCTTTTTTCTCGAGCATCAAATAATAAACAAACACAGATGTATTTAGCAAAAAGAAAAAACTCCACAAAGCAGCAATTCGAGCAACAGCCTTGTTGACGTTGGAACCGATACTTTCTTGAGCCATAAAATATTTCTCCTGTCTGTAAACTTTTAATTGTATCGGCATTTTATCGATATTTATTAAGCTATCAGACAATAAAAATCAAAAGTTCATGCTGCCACACCCCAAAGTATAGTAAAGCTTTTTAAGACAAAAATACAAAATAGCTGTCAGTTTATCAGCTGTGGAACGTATTTTCAAATAATTTTTCCAAGAAAAAGACGGCAGTAGCAAAGGACAATAAATAAAAAATGAAAATAACTGAAAAATATTAAGACTACGAAAAGACGTATCATTCAAGAGATGAGAAAAATTAGTAAGAATAAGTTTTTCTTTTTTAAAAGCAGAATTCTTAAAAGAAACTAAATACGCTTGATAAAAAATTCTGGTCATTTCCAATAGCTCATTAAACGTACAGAAAGTCACACAAGCATAAAAAATATAACTATATTTTTCTGGGATATCGATACCTAAATAATTTTTCATACCTAGGATTACTATTAATCCCGTTCTTTTTCTATTGTTTTCAAGCTGGAGTACAGAAGCTTGTGCTTTTATGAAGACGGTATCTGACTAAAACTTCAGGAATAGAACAGACATCAGTAAACTCCATAGCTCTATTCCATAATTCGAAATCTTCGGAACCGAAATAAGATTCGTCATAACGGAAGCTAAACTCTTTAAAAATCGAAAGCCTAATCATCACTGTAGGATGAGCCAACGCACATCCAAACAACAATATTGTTTTTGTGTCCGCAACATCAGGAAAATAATTCCAAACATTGGATTTGCTATCTTCAAACGTTTCTACCGGTTCCATATATCCTGATGCTTGGATGCTTCTCCATAAACACAACTTGCTTTTCAAAACGCTAGGGTAATGAAATATCATCTGCATCCATAAGCTCAACATACATTCCCTGGGTATGATCCAACACCATATTAAGAGCAGCGCTGATTCCTTTTTAAGTGCCTTGAAAAATTTTTACCCGCAGATTATTGTAAG
This region includes:
- the ruvX gene encoding Holliday junction resolvase RuvX — translated: MARILAMDVGTKRIGLAMTDDMRIIASPFEVVPNDENFWNYLKKIVPFYRIDCFVLGKPVHDGENSFLPFVVSFGCRLAQEFSFPIYWQDETLSSKETRLHLIASGKRGKKLKQNIDRYAAQAILANFLEMYGKNRGELFLPDKELL
- the flcA gene encoding periplasmic flagellar collar protein FlcA, with protein sequence MDFSKIFDAYSNSESASERTQEINNAPELPGNISYALRESFAVENDIEQSDEPAIEPQTKNSEELDLDQSILDSLSGLDEPVYTEEQTDNEPVQDFSIENDSPNMSLDDMIVSPEEIENEFDLEGWDENDIIEGSQENTPELLKKEEDNTTISLFDESDALANNFDDISLNINEEVQFDEIPSTFNEFDIESPDELYNDYQQEETVTDLEDSGELNNFQDIDTELPDFNETESEITEEIPETNENFDFENQENQARFDLWKDDNSLLDISSIRLDEERIFSIREKINTIQDKDLRFELRNIILEPQFHKEYFDELVSLLLTDAEETKIKQFLDKHLERLDNESIPLSSISETSRSTFFADDVESFEHFKEDFSKAVKKIVLIAVIFITFGIASWTFIAQPVRVENLYKKGLLAVQETRFTEGESLFNQAQQTAGKPSLKWNLKFASVYAAKNMIQLAEIKYKNALIIEPKNIAAAKQAADFYTNLTPPDFSAAINIFNKLSSIYPNNFEVWDYYGGLYMAKAEAIRNDQAIQTEIYYQAADIYKNFILNNLKNIAPYYRMIDIYIKTDNIQKVKEIYNIVEQLHPKFLNLDVLTKLLAYYIDRRELADAEKIFRLVIPFVDRNIQKMPAFQKSLQQHYNIPPNKVSNILSDTYYEFARYNILSSDIPKATKLLTNSIKLNVKNAKSYNLLGEAVLITPSIPDRLTQAKNLFDQALSIEPLSYRPHINLGHLYFYWDKESGNSSQSLNTALFHYRTAKALMPVKVKDFLLNYNLGWLEYYNKNFQDTLTLWSDIYKEEPGNPTLSYALGSVLYQVNNPRLSQVEFQKAANTYQNLMQNILVPELNNKRHVEIYTQYAKARNNLGVINVNYAKANQARALFFEKEALLNFYAAKDAADRINIIYNYVEYNILVLSHQNIRNRTVEFDNEIPKNTTLNNKNSEFKSFLLQEI
- a CDS encoding lipid-A-disaccharide synthase; this encodes MGKIFIIAGEVSGDMFAAQLMSDISQKKQVQFVGYGGQHMLKQGLMPLYEDNTLFSAVGILEAGRFLFKQWKMLRKIVPYVKKHHIKNIVLVDHEVFNILAAKKIRKALGSSVKIFFFIPPRVSMWGKKTAPVVASLCDALFCYMHPDVAIYKQYTDKAFYFGNPLSAKLKNFIPNKQFYQKHNLNSHIQYIALMPGSRLQEIDSLLPVFLRTAKRFYNQHTVEFLMAIAHQGLRQRIEKELKKQNFRHAVHILDDSSLEVMAHCKYGLVGAGTITLETVMTGMYPIIAYKVNPITFWMIRKSEDLPDSTLIGLPNVFLQQRIFPELLQFEVNEENLCRELNFIHNMQTTMREYVMLDAQERLSDALGSIHSIEKVADYIIEHMQDTISG
- a CDS encoding RsmE family RNA methyltransferase; the protein is MRRFMFSDIPDEQSIFQPSVDQVHHMIKVLRLRPGGVFEAADGRGGIAELEMLDTFGNLRVIAKYQGNEIPLSVSACIAELKNDAMEQSISMLAEIGIQRIIPFYSERSIPKFNSKDRVKKQQRRQKIANEAIKKVGGLFSCIVEESQMFDYFLQQLMQFSTKIVFWEHTHTRILGFPESSIFEHTAFVIGPEGGFSPNEIKSFSNIECIFSSLGTRILKAPQAAAAAAYLVRYLSENIISPEVGKI